A region of Sesamum indicum cultivar Zhongzhi No. 13 linkage group LG7, S_indicum_v1.0, whole genome shotgun sequence DNA encodes the following proteins:
- the LOC105166739 gene encoding rust resistance kinase Lr10-like, with protein MKIFLFTFISIVHLAGGQNGCLPATCGPSGPNIRFPFWLKDHQPEHCGYPGFELRCTESGDLKFDLQFPVTASANNVVLPLLTTVTVGVIDYGAQQMLVRHAVARSCPPEKLTTLNSSASPFEVEALGYSEGYVLFNCSNAESDWQTVSCLSNHDHKVITLPSTSEITALPPHSSCFKMYNISYVPYNALAGRDDEYGERFYVRWRKPSCGNCEAEGKFCRLRNNTAEDTECFSPEQPQHGLSKNYKSLVAGITVGTILLGFIMVELFFVFISMKRKKEEHKRIQKILENHKDMSPRRYSYADIKRITDNFKEKLGPRTLFKGMLVDETCVAVKMLDHSEQNVEDFIDEVDTIGRMEHVNVLQLVGYCVDGRKRALVYEFLSSGTLEMLISSESQSQMLGWETLHQVALAVAKGIDYIRQECNQNILSLNIKPQNILLDNNLNPKVLVCSISAAPGASEYAAPEMFASTFDVLSQKADVYSFGMLLLDVVGRRSGGEKENGGIYFPEWILKNGAERAIQIDEEEENIEMVKKLSVVGLWCIQWFPSDRPSMKTVIQMLEGDNKPITPPNPFASFNLKHT; from the exons ATGAAGATTTTCCTTTTCACCTTCATTTCCATAGTCCATCTTGCAGGAGGCCAAAATGGCTGCCTGCCTGCAACATGTGGACCGTCAGGGCCAAATATCCGGTTCCCATTCTGGCTAAAAGATCATCAACCAGAGCACTGTGGATATCCGGGCTTTGAACTCAGATGCACTGAAAGTGGTGATTTGAAGTTTGATCTCCAATTTCCAGTAACAGCATCAGCCAACAATGTAGTGCTTCCATTACTAACAACTGTCACAGTCGGGGTGATCGACTACGGAGCACAACAGATGCTAGTCAGGCATGCCGTTGCACGGTCCTGCCCACCAGAGAAGCTCACCACTTTGAACTCTTCGGCCTCTCCTTTTGAGGTGGAAGCGTTAGGATACAGTGAGGGATATGTTTTGTTCAATTGTTCTAATGCAGAAAGTGATTGGCAGACGGTTTCTTGCCTTAGCAACCATGATCACAAAGTCATAACTCTCCCTTCTACCAGTGAGATCACAGCTCTGCCTCCTCACTCATCTTGTTTTAAGATGTACAACATTTCATACGTACCGTACAATGCATTAGCAGGAAGAGATGATGAATATGGTGAGCGTTTTTATGTTCGTTGGCGAAAACCGTCTTGCGGAAATTGTGAAGCAGAAGGCAAGTTTTGTAGATTGAGGAATAATACAGCAGAAGACACTGAATGCTTCAGTCCGGAACAACCTCAACACG GTttatcgaaaaattataaatcactTGTTGCAG GTATAACTGTAGGAACTATACTCCTTGGGTTTATCATGGTTGAGTTGTTCTTCGTCTTCATCTcgatgaaaagaaagaaagaggagCACAAAAGGATACAAAAAATCTTAGAGAATCACAAAGACATGAGCCCTAGAAGATACTCATATGCAGATATCAAGAGAATTACAGATAATTTCAAGGAAAAACTCGGCCCACGAACTCTTTTCAAAGGGATGCTCGTCGATGAAACTTGTGTTGCTGTGAAGATGCTCGATCATTCTGAACAAAATGTTGAGGACTTTATTGACGAAGTGGACACAATAGGTCGAATGGAACACGTCAACGTCCTTCAATTAGTTGGATATTGTGTTGATGGACGTAAAAGAGCTCTTGTTTATGAGTTCTTGTCGAGTGGTACGCTTGAAATGCTTATTTCTTCAGAAAGCCAGAGCCAAATGCTTGGTTGGGAGACACTGCACCAAGTTGCTCTAGCCGTAGCCAAAGGGATTGACTACATTCGTCAAGAATGCAACCAGAACATCCTCAGTTTGAACATTAAACCTCAGAACATTCTGCTAGATAACAACTTAAATCCCAAAGTCTTAGTATGTTCGATAAGTGCTGCTCCAGGGGCATCAGAATATGCTGCCCCAGAAATGTTTGCAAGTACCTTTGACGTCCTGTCACAGAAAGCAGATGTTTATAGCTTCGGCATGTTGTTGCTGGATGTTGTAGGGAGACGGAGCGgtggagagaaagaaaatggtGGCATTTACTTCCCCGAATGGATCCTCAAGAATGGAGCAGAACGAGCAATCCAGATagacgaagaagaagagaatatTGAGATGGTTAAGAAACTCTCAGTTGTCGGCTTATGGTGCATTCAGTGGTTTCCATCTGATCGCCCGTCTATGAAGACAGTGATTCAAATGCTCGAAGGAGACAATAAGCCCATTACACCGCCAAATCCTTTTGCCTCTTTCAATCTCAAACACACATGA